Proteins encoded together in one Papaver somniferum cultivar HN1 unplaced genomic scaffold, ASM357369v1 unplaced-scaffold_21, whole genome shotgun sequence window:
- the LOC113340295 gene encoding cation/H(+) antiporter 15-like: MSLNKISFADNGTTAQTFVICYSPTLITSNGFFQGDNPLDFALPLFILQLATIVLMIRVFVFLLKPFRQPRVIAEIFGGVILGPSVLGRIEEFSDRLFPIRSIMVLETMANIGLLYYLFLVGLEMDLSIIRRTGKKSLVVAVAGMALPFLVAAAASSKLMPLPMHHKGREAMLDKTIFILFFGVAISVTAFPVLSRILAELKFLGTELGKIAMSSAIVNDMLAWILLALGIALAECRNAAEHGKAHQNTDIPLYWVVISSTAFVGFCVFVLRPGIGWLIRRTPEGEAVSDFHTCLILTGVMLCGFITDSIGIHSIFGAFMFGLVIPNGPLGSNMIEKLEDFVSGLLLPLFFAISGLRTNVRSMTYSAEWIWTLIILILCNLAKIGATFLTAVFYEMPTRDGFALGLLMNTKGLIEMIVLNVGRDQKVLNDETFALMVIIAILTTAVIIPTVTAVYRPGRRFVAYKRRTIQKSKPDAEFRLLACIHNPRNVPTAISLLDISHPNKKSPIYVYALQLVELTGRASAMLIVHNTRKSGRPAVNRTQAQSDQIVTALEIYEQHAAFVSVQPLTAISPYSTMHEDICNLAEEKRVSMIIVPFHKQQTIDGGMEAPNPAFRTVNQNVLANAPCSVGILVDRGLGASARATNPHCSHHIVVLFFGGPDDREALAYALRMSDSPHVGITVLRFIPGDEAKGWFKRHENDPSTDSGPLTVVTDKDKDRQMDDDSISDFIMRTSDNDAVVYTEQVTNNGEETVSTIRSMDNIHDLFIVGRGQGMITPLTAGLTDWSECPELGAIGDFLASADFSLAVSVLVVQQYVGMGLEGDGVETPDSPAQQQSDQQFNQILSKF; encoded by the exons ATGTCACTAAATAAAATATCGTTTGCAGACAATGGAACAACGGCGCAAACTTTCGTTATTTGTTACTCACCAACTCTCATCACATCTAATGGATTTTTTCAGGGTGATAATCCATTGGATTTTGCTCTTCCCCTCTTCATTTTGCAGCTAGCAACCATTGTCCTTATGATCCGtgtgtttgtttttcttctcaaACCGTTTCGCCAACCTAGAGTCATCGCTGAGATCTTT GGCGGTGTTATTTTAGGTCCATCAGTGCTGGGAAGAATAGAGGAGTTTTCTGACAGACTTTTTCCTATTAGAAGTATAATGGTATTAGAAACCATGGCAAATATTGGTCTCCTCTATTACTTGTTCTTAGTTGGTCTAGAAATGGACCTTTCTATTATCAGACGCACGGGTAAGAAATCGTTAGTAGTtgctgtggctggcatggctttacCTTTTCTTGTAGCAGCAGCTGCATCTTCAAAGTTAATGCCTCTGCCTATGCATCATAAAGGCCGTGAGGCAATGTTGGATAAAACgattttcattctcttctttgGAGTTGCTATTTCAGTCACAGCTTTCCCTGTATTATCTAGAATTCTTGCAGAACTAAAATTTCTAGGCACCGAACTTGGTAAAATAGCGATGTCTTCTGCGATTGTTAACGATATGTTGGCATGGATATTATTAGCTCTGGGTATCGCTCTTGCGGAGTGCCGAAATGCAGCAGAACATGGCAAAGCACATCAAAATACCGATATCCCCCTCTACTGGGTTGTAATTTCAAGTACTGCCTTTGtgggtttttgtgtttttgttctcAGGCCAGGAATCGGATGGCTTATACGAAGAACACCTGAAGGAGAGGCTGTTAGTGATTTCCATACATGTTTGATTCTGACAGGAGTAATGTTATGTGGATTTATTACGGATTCAATTGGAATTCATTCGATTTTTGGCGCGTTTATGTTCGGATTGGTGATACCAAATGGACCATTGGGATCTAATATGATAGAAAAATTGGAAGATTTTGTGTCTGGTTTGCTGTTACCTCTGTTTTTCGCTATAAGTGGGTTGAGGACTAATGTAAGAAGCATGACTTACTCTGCTGAATGGATATGGACGTTAATCATTTTAATTTTGTGTAATCTGGCCAAGATTGGTGCGACATTTCTGACTGCGGTGTTTTATGAGATGCCAACCAGAGATGGATTCGCTCTTGGATTGCTTATGAACACTAAAGGTCTTATTGAAATGATTGTGTTGAATGTTGGCAGAGACCAGAAG GTACTGAATGATGAAACCTTTGCACTCATGGTGATTATAGCTATCCTTACTACGGCGGTTATAATCCCAACTGTAACTGCAGTCTACAGACCTGGAAGGCGTTTTGTTGCTTACAAGCGTAGAACTATACAGAAATCCAAACCAGATGCCGAGTTCCGATTATTAGCGTGCATCCACAATCCTCGCAACGTGCCAACTGCTATTAGCCTGCTTGATATCTCTCACCCAAACAAAAAATCACCCATCTATGTTTATGCACTCCAGCTTGTCGAACTCACAGGACGTGCGTCTGCCATGCTTATTGTTCATAACACTCGCAAGTCTGGTCGCCCTGCTGTGAACAGAACTCAAGCCCAAAGTGATCAAATTGTCACTGCATTGGAAATTTACGAGCAACATGCAGCATTTGTCTCAGTTCAACCTCTCACCGCAATTTCTCCTTACTCAACAATGCACGAAGATATATGTAACCTCGCCGAGGAAAAAAGGGTTTCTATGATTATTGTTCCGTTCCATAAACAACAGACGATTGATGGAGGAATGGAAGCACCGAATCCAGCTTTCCGAACTGTAAATCAGAATGTACTTGCAAATGCTCCTTGTTCTGTTGGAATCCTTGTAGATCGAGGATTAGGTGCGTCAGCAAGAGCTACAAATCCCCATTGTTCCCACCATATAGTGGTTCTCTTCTTCGGTGGCCCTGACGATAGAGAGGCCTTGGCATATGCTTTGAGAATGTCAGACAGCCCTCATGTTGGCATTACGGTTCTTCGTTTTATTCCCGGGGATGAAGCAAAAGGTTGGTTCAAACGTCATGAAAATGATCCTTCTACAGATAGCGGACCGCTAACCGTTGTTACTGACAAGGATAAAGACAGACAGATGGATGATGATAGTATTAGTGATTTCATAATGAGAACTTCCGACAATGATGCGGTTGTTTATACGGAGCAAGTCACAAACAACGGAGAAGAGACGGTTTCGACTATTAGATCTATGGATAATATTCATGATCTGTTTATTGTTGGAAGAGGACAGGGCATGATAACACCTCTTACTGCAGGTCTTACTGACTGGAGTGAGTGTCCAGAGCTGGGTGCAATCGGAGATTTCCTAGCATCGGCAGATTTTTCTTTAGCAGTGTCAGTATTAGTTGTGCAGCAATATGTGGGGATGGGACTTGAAGGTGATGGAGTAGAAACACCTGATAGCCCCGCACAACAACAATCTGACCAGCAGTTCAACCAGATATTAAGCAAATTCTAG